The Apis cerana isolate GH-2021 linkage group LG10, AcerK_1.0, whole genome shotgun sequence DNA window TAGTGCTGAGATGTCTAGCagacagcaacaacaacagcaaacACCCACTGGTCCGGGTTATAAATATGGTTCCACTCCTTCTGGACCACCACCTCCTTATCCTCAAGGACAAGGACAGaatcttaatacaaaaagatttaaggtaaaaatttttcattaaaaataattgagaaaaagtGGTATAAAtgtcaacaaatttttatttgagaaattataattagaatgtgttcgaatattcaattaataaaacataaatttataaaaaaatcatatatatatcattaagatatattcagaaaatagaaaacataccagtttttttttgtgatgATTCCGACAACTCAATCTGTTATCGAGATACAGATTCAAAATGTTTATAGAACAGAGTTACATACACAGAGATTAATAGCGCGACGACCTAGAGACCTACATTTTCTTCCTGGAACTGTGTACTATATTCTTCCAAGAATCGCGTCTGTCGCTTACCTGGAGTTTGGGATAGGTTAGTGAGATTAAGTGTAAAGGAAAGATTTGAATAAGCAAgaagaacgaaaataataaataatgaaaaattaattttttctttacgatATCTCGGAAACCGGAAGTAAtgttggaataaataaaaaaatattttaaagaaaacattctacatttttaataGTCTTTCATTTATTGATCAGAAATCATTATCTTCAaacttataacaatatataaacttttccgaaaattttaatatttatttttttttcatctttattcatcttattatatatatcatgaataaaattataccacTTTTTCActgcgattaattatttattatttgatttccattttaattatttaaataaattacttatttttagcCGGGAGAAGAACCAATTTCTCCAGGTTCACAACAGAGACCACCACCATTTTATCTCACATCTCAACAACTGCAGATGTTACAGTTTCTTCAACAAAATCATGGAAGTTTAACGCAACAACAGCAAGGTTTGCTTGCACAATTACAACAACAATACAGATGTATGCAACAACATCAACAACAAATTAGATTACAACAGCAACAAGCTGCTCAAAGAGGTTTAAGGCCAGGACAACCTGGTTATCCTACAGGTTACAATCATACACAACTAGGACAACCTGGCGTGATCAAGAATTATGGGATACCTCAACAACCGGTatcatactttttattttaaaatttttctcatttctttacttttctaatgtaataattatattatattttaaataattattttctgtaacAGTTGCAACAAGGTGGAACTGTTGCATTACAAACAGGGTTCTCAGATTCTAATGTCGGTTATAATACGGCAGCAACTGGGAACAGTCAAACACCAGGAATGCCTTACAAATCTGCCTCTGATTCAAACTATCCTCAAAGGCAATTGACATCCGGCCAATACAACCAATATCAGCCTAATCAATACACTGCCCAGGGTTACACACAAATATCGTCCACGACGAGTAATTATCCCGAAGGTTCCGCGGGAAATAAAGACCTGGGAGTAACAGATCAAGAATTACAGGCTTTGTTATCACAAAAAGATATTGCGACGTCTTTGGCGGAGGatttattgaaacattttgGTTCGGAAGATTTAGATGTAAAAGAAGAAGCACCAAGCATCATGAACAATGGCACGTTAAGTTCAGGTCCATTTTCACCGTCGAATCTCGAAGAGAGTAcagaaaaaatcaaagaagtAAAACTAGAGAAGGTTGAAGATAGTCAACCTTCGTCTACGTCGAAACTCGAAGCATACGAAAAAAGCAATACAAAAACATCGACTCCAGTAGTTGAGACGGTGAAATGTGAAGCAACTTCGAgtacaaataaaatcgaatcagTTGCTCGGATTGAACCGGTGCTTAAATTGGAAAGCCTGTGTGAATCACAACCTGAACAAGAACTTAGTATAGATATGGATTCTAAAGGTATTATAGAAGCATGTAAAGGTCAGGGATTAAAAGGTGTACCAAATTGCTCCATACTGAGCGATCGTTCACCTCCACCCGCTCCACCTGATCCTCCAAATCAGAGACTAACCAAGGAACAACTCTTACCCCCAACTCCTAGCGTTTatttagagaataaaaaagacgCGTTCAGTCCACAACTCCAAGAGTTTTGTTTAAAACATCCGATAGCTGTGATTCGCGGTTTGGCGGCTGCTTTGAAATTAGATCTTGGATTGTTCTCAACGAAAACTTTGGTAGAAGCGAATCCAGATCATGGTATCGAAGTAAGAACACAAATGCAACAGACCAGCGATGAGAATTGGGATCCTGTCATGGGCAGAAAAGTTTGGGGTTGTATCAGTCACAGAAGCCACACAACTATTGCGAAATATGCGCAGTATCAGGCGTCAAGTTTTCAAGAAAgcttgaaagaagaaagggagaaagctCAAGGTATACATACCTCGAATTTATCCGATTCAGATTCAAAAGATAGTACTGGTGCtgttagaagaaagaaaaacgctTTTGGATTGGCGGGTCGACCGGGTTCGAAGATGTTGCGATTTGGGACCAATGTAGATTTATCAgacgaaagaaaatggaaaccGCAGCTTCAAGAGTTGATGAAATTACCGGCATTCGCTAGAGTCGTTTCGGCGGGAAACATGCTCAGCCATGTTGGCCATGTTATTTTAGGAATGAATACTGTTCAGTTGTACATGAaggtatgtaatatttatttattgttatttaatacaaatcattccatttttttactattttaaaaaataaattcaaagcaaaaatatttctataacaatttcaataataatttcaatatcatttacaatatttaaaaaaatttataatttttgtaacaaattttgtgaaattttataattagtttttaaacattttataattagttttaaacattaatctttaaggattatttttatttgttatttttaaaggtACCTGGTAGTAGAACACCCGGTCAccaggaaaataataatttttgttctattaatatcaatattggaCCAGGAGATTGCGAATGGTTTGCAGTGCCTGATGCATATTGGGGAATAATTTGCTCACTTTGTGAGCGAAACAATATCAATTACCTTCATGGTAGCTGGTGGCCTTCTCTAGAAGACCTGTATGAGGAAAACATTCCTGTATATAGGTTTTTACAAAGACCAGGTGATCTTGTTTGGGTTAATGCaggtaaataaattgttaataattataaattattcaacattaaatatattgtataataattcgcaatttaaagaaataaaaaaattattttttagtaatttttaacatacatatttttatttaaaagttttgttcaaattattaaaattaataaataaaaatattttgattacaaactatcaaaacaaaatttattttactatttttttaggTTGTGTACATTGGGTTCAAGCTGTTGGATGGTGTAATAATATTGCATGGAATGTAGGCCCTTTGACTGCTCGACAATATCAACTGGCAATCGAACGTTATGAATGGAATAAACTACAATCATTTAAATCTATAGTACCAATGGTACATTTATCTTGGAATTTAGCCAGAAATATCAAAGTATCAGATCccagattatttgaattaattaaaaattgcctATTAAGGACAATGAGACAGTgttgtttaatattagaatttgtaAAAAGTAAAGGTGTAGAAGTTCGGTTTCATGGACGAGGAAAAAACGAAGCATCGCATTATTGCGGCCAATGCGaggtaaaatattcttaaataaaactcTTAATCGTtttgtaataatgtaataatattagattttaaatttatataaaaaataattacatattttggcaaaaaataaattgtcaaatacatattaaaagataaattgcaaatttatatttctttcagatTGAAGTATTTAATATCTTGTTCATAAGGGAACAAGAAAAACGACACGTCGTGCACTGTATGGATTGTGCACGAAAACAATCCCCATCCTTAGAAGGATTTGTTTGCTTAGAAGAATATAGAATGCGTGATTTAATGGAGGTTTACGATGGATTTACTTTACATACCTCTCTAACAACTCCTTCATCAGCTCAGTCTAGCCAATCCTCCTGAGAATACATGCAACACAGATATTTAGACTTCTTAGGCACTTTACAGTGACTTTGATAGTACAATATctgtgtttaaaaaaaatctttatgatAAGGATTGTTTAAGTACCTGAGAGCTATcatgaagaaaatgaaaacagatcgaaaaattttatatgttagaCTATATAGTCAAACATCTGtttccatattaattttaaggtACGCACAATATATGTTGTAtatgaaagaattgaaaatttttaatattctgacaATTAGTTAGTACTATTTACACAAACTGAAAACtatattcgatcaattttatattggatTAATACAAAATCTCCAAAACATTGTTCTAGCTCTCGGGCATAGAAAATTGAAGCTAAGTTAAACGAGAGAAGACTGTGCTTTACTTGTAAATTACTTGATATCATCATTTGCTAAAACTTTGCAATAAGATATAATGGACATAATTATCAAACTTGGTCACGTTTCTTATCAGTTTTATGTCATGGCTAGAGTCTGAAAagcatttaatattcatttttatcatgaaaaaaagaaaatatatatatatatatattattttcttcataaatcacatatttcgaaatttttacgattaataaattgcCAAAGAAagcagaaaaaatttcatatacacGAAAACATCATGGAAATGTTCACTGCCAAtcgtgaatataataaaagattacatTTAGTCCAAAGTGATGAGGGATAAATTGtcgttaattattgttatgaaTTAAGATACGATTGTAAAGTATTGCAAAGCTGCTCAAAACATActtttatgtacatttttgtatacaaaCGGATTGAAACGATTACTACTTTTGATGAAATTCACGGAGATATTACACTGTTTCGAATGTCTTACTGCCAATGACAATTCAATCTTAATATAGTAGTATAATAATTGTGTTTTCACATTTAAGATAATgtgatcaatataaaattgagatttattaagaattattgatcttttttataaattcaacaaaaaaaatacagaagtATTCATCAAATACtacttcaaataaattattgtgttatataaataaattagtggCTCTAAAACATTTGTACAGTAAAAAATACAGTTTATAATAACGACTTATAAAAACATACCTCCGTGTTTAGAATGAGAAAAGAATAACATACTgcaaaaaacttataaaatggCGTTTCTtgagttataattttatttactatcataaacaaaacaaataaaaaaatgtatgaacACTCACAactatagaaattgaaaatcatgtgttaaatttttttcaacgataaaataataagataagaattattgatatttattaattataaatgaatttatttgaatcaatttttaattatatgaaattatttcttgatttatatactttattcaaatagatgaaaaatagaattataactatcgtcttatttaaaatattctttaatataattgtagaaCATTAGtgcaaattacaattttaacaaatttagaagcaaaatataaaatcagatcaagatttaaataaagttggAGAACGCTGacatataatgtttaatagcAAGTAATCGTatcttaaaacaaaaaagaaacgtacCTTCGACTCAGTCTTGTCAATTCACATTGGCGTTTAAAAACGCCAAATGTACGTgccagaaaacaaaaaaaaatcttacccaccacaaatgtataaataatacaattctcGTTCCgccgaaaaaaatgtattttcacaTACGcatgagagagagggagagaaagagagagaaagtgaagaaaaaaagcaaaaaatggTAGATAGTCCATACAGGTTGTAATAAGATCATCGGAGAACgatgtatttttgaaaattctagaaaatgCTAGTTCCGCCGAgttagttaataataaacgaaaatcgCATTTCTTTTATATGCGTGACAAATTTCAGCGCTGTAAttgcaatatatgtatgtacatatatatatatatacatacatatatatctacatCATATAAAGCAATGGCTGAATATAATGCTATAATTTCGCCAGTTATCTATGATTATTAATGATGGTCGTACGGGTTCAAAAACTCGTGTCCAAGAGTATTTTAATCCATACACTCTAATGATCTCATTTCATGTAATATTGGCAGTTTGGAATGATAATGATTTCTGCCGATATTTCGAACTGACTTGACAATTTTGATTaacagttaataaattatgtataaatatatttaatgtaaaaaaaataagataagataatatgaaatgaattgaAACGGAATGGCTCAAGAGCTTTGCTAAGTAATAACAAACAAATTGAATGCAATCTTTGTGTAGTATCAAATCTGTCTTGCTGTGACTAATGGCTAATCTGCATTAATTTGAATACGAAATTGAGCAGATTTTCTATAACCGTTTTAAtagtatatgaaaattttttactaatattacGCTATTCGACTTTAATAgtcaaatgatttaatattatcgttatttttcttttttcattaattggcaatacttaataaatatattaattacattatacataaaaattaatatataaaaaaatttttatttttatttctatgatctttaacaattaatttaaactgggaaataatattttcaaaatatacttcaaaataataaaatgtacatgatataaaaatgacaaatatgtatctatatgttaatataaattgtcattaacattatatattaaaattgcattgTCTAAAAAcggtttcattaaaaaaaggtTCACAGCATTGGCAGTTCAAGTTTGTTTGcagttgtttaatttttttttttttttttagaatgtttTAGATTCTTCAAATAACAAAGTTCACTTgttagtaaattaatattatagcaagAAATGTACttctcttaataataaaatatattatattttgttgctTACAAGTGGAATATTTGCAattgaatggaaaataattttataaaattttaacgaaataatttgtatgtgatcattgataaaattgtaaacttatatctgaatatttaaagatcTTAATGGTAATTATTTGAACATAGAAAGAtacataaataagaaaaaattttttttggaatgaatttttttaaattgttttttcaatatatttcataaaaatatgctGCAATTGCACAGGATTTAGAAATCTAGTATCATAATTGgcagtattattaattaaattttctcattaaatttaattatgataattaatttaaacaaagatcTCTAGTTcaaaaatagagaataaaaaaataaataatctacttTTTatctaaacaataaaattatatttcctaaATAATATACTAGATTTTTTAACAACCTGCAGAAATGgcatattttataagttaaaggaaatataaagaaatattaggattgataaaatatattatttgaaatagtaGACTAGTTAATGTAAGCTTTCAAATACCATTTGTGttttagttataatttaattggttTTTAGATAGTTTACATTCACTagtcgaaatatatattatatatgtatatcttaattttctcatattttcttttatttaattaaatttaaattgcgcATCGTTATTCGTAATGAactataaatctaataaatttaataaatttaattaatggaaaaaagtCAGAGAACTTGAGAACAGTAGTTATATTaacttatcatttaataaaatgtaagtaactgtaaatatttgatttttgtaaaatcagAGAATAAGTAGGAGAGcagaattatataacaaatacatctttataataatcactCAGTTGTTTATTCTGCACATAAGCAGATTTTTCAAAGTCTTGTATTTTGATACTGATCAAGGAATAATGTAACATTGgtgaattttagaaaattatgcaatttaGTATTGCGCACAAATGctagaaaattatcaaaagaaattaagaaattcctTTGTATCATTTCAtcttcagaaatattttaaaattcataaaatggcGCACATACGAAATTGCGTATATACTTCGAAAagcaaaggaaaaaataacaaaaacaaaaaattaaaggacATACATAAAACGTATTTTcgctaaataatatatgaagtGTTTAAGTTCTGACTTACCAAATGAAGTTaacaaaacaaacataaaaaaaagtttattttttctgtaCAACTGACTAtaacaaagaagaaataatattttcgaattcgtCTGTAATGTAAAGCGAAATGTAGCAAACCATAGCatggaaaatgaaaacgaaaaaaattatgataccTAATTCACAAAACACGTAGCTTAAAACTTGTAAAACTGTATTTTAAATGTGAAAACATTCACTGCCAAATTGTGATAAACAAATCCCACCTTTAAACCGGAGCGTTTTCTTAACTTCTGATCGCATTGACCAATTATTTCCTCCTAAATAGTTACCGTGAATTCTGCACATTCTGATATAATAgtcatctatattttttcttaatgtttaagatataatatcgaaGAGAATATAGCGTTGACCAATGCAGCTAGAATCGAAGGAAACCGCTCCCTATTTTAAGTGCGTAGCATCGtaacaatgaaagaaaaaaataaataaatgaaaaaggaaaaaagaaaaaagatcatattgatatttttaaacgggCACGTTTTACTGTTTAAAAAGTACCATCTGGACCGCCTATAGCGctcttctataatattatatgtttacgTGTACAGTGCCTTTATACCTGAAAAAAgagacaaaatgaaaaaaaaaagaaagaatggaaaagaacattttaaaagaaagaaaaatacctTTGCTTTCGAGAAATCAATGTAGATTCATACACAAAACTTCCCTCACTTTAGACACAGGAAtacgtagaattttaaaatagagaaaatatatgGGGAACATGAGTTTTTTTTAGTCTTTCgcattaatttctcgaaaagtcAAGGCATGCGGTCCCTCCTACGTGTCGCAAACATTCTTCTAATTAGGTTCAGATTGTAATGATTacctaattataattaatgtaattagattattattatgaagtaTGTTGTAAAAGTGTACAGTTTGGATCGGGTGATCCTTTTATGCGGGAGATCATGCTGTAGCTAgccttattattatcattacaactattattatcatgaattattattgcagttaattaaaatatattgtgtttaccataataatgtaatatagagTTACACAGAGCTCGACTGTGCTGTACATTATGATTATCAACACAAACGCTGCTGCcctgcaattattattaaattgacttTTCCCAAAAATACTATTtgcattatttcttatttcctcATAACATatcaacttaaaattaaatcaaattcaacAACAAATTCAGGAAATTCTTTGTCATTCATTATATATGGaacaaagtatatttaattaattattttagtctttttaattattaatttatttatatttatcacaaCGAATGtgtcatattataattcaattataatcatatatcaatattgaattccaataaattaaaaatttattggaattcattaatatgttgaacataaaattgattcgtaagattatcgattaattctataatcaaaattattgtaaattattataaattaaaatttatttttaattatgcaacaATTGcgtagttttaattatttaaaaaagttttatatcattttttatttaaagaaaataaattttttttctaaaaaaatttattttaacttaagtataaatagatatataatgaaaactataatgaattaaaaatacaactaTCAATAGAAAGTCGATAAGTCATAATTTCAAGGATACTTCAAGAATATCCATATTaccttgaataattttataattaaagctttatttaatgatttcattaaaaaattttagttttaaaaattaaattgcaaaatttaaatgaactttacttaaagttattaataaataaaaaataaataactttgaaGTATACTTGAAACTttctattaatgaatttatttgtaaatactttgtattttttaatgcctttttttatttaattcaaaatactttttgaaatatattcatttataaaataaaatatcactattttataattctttataaataataattatcatacttttacatttattaaaatattcttaaataatagaataagcaaaaagcaaaaattatatttctatataattgctaaaaaaaaaaaatgagttgaataatttaacaatagagatacaaaatggaattaatttacattgatctaatcataaatattattagaacatatttattaatatattatccaattttccaaaaaagaaaatgtattgggtaatatgttaattataaatgtctattgttttttaaattttaatactggAAGAATCATCTAAAATATCTAATGATTCTTATATtaagatgaagaaaaaatattttaagcaaatataatatactatataatataatataatataatataatataatataatataatataatataatatactagcaataaattacattcgaataaaatatcacattatgttttttcgaataaacttttctgagaaatattcaaaatatacaatcttttttgtttataaataaacaattttttataacacgaaaaaaaatgttcgaaattattaaaagtagatttaaataaattatttaatattataataattatttaaaatagtttttctaagcaataaaataataatataataagaataaaataataacaatagttattaataatgtcaaaataatgagaaaatataaatatgaattcatttaaatcttttctccaatgaataatttttaaaaaattttttatctttaaaaataaagaaatcgatCATTTTATCTTACCTTATACGTTAACTGCTAATTTAAAGGTGAACCATTTGTACATACATAAGTAGGCACCaacgaatcaaaaaaaaatgtttgatataaatatgatacttATGTCCTTCTAAGTGCCCGCATTTGCTTACGACGTGCTTGAACGACACCATAAACAACTGCTGCAAGACTTCGGCACCTTGCAGTATGCTTAGTCGAACTTTCTTGTTGCAAAGTCCCTTTGCCCAATACGAAATATGTCTCCATTGTTCCTTTTCCTTTAACTTCGATAAGTCCTCTCTTCTGTGTCTGATATCCTCTCGATTccaaaaactatttaaatataaatcaaatacgtAATTtgcatgtataataaataatcattttttttaaatatatattctttaattactcTAGCAATATCCTGTGGAACTTGTATTTTTCCCATAACACCTGTAGAGTCCATACGGGAAGCCAAATTTACCGTGTTACCCCAAATATCGAATACAGGTTTTCGAGCACCGATTACACCTCCTACTAATGGACCACAGCTTATACCTActcttaaatcaaaattattgaacGAATGTATGTTTACATCTTCAAGACGAAGTCGCATAGCTACTGCATAATCCACTAGTCTACATAAATGCTCCAtatcatctttatttttatcctagaaaaaatattaaagaaatgataaaattaaaaattgatcaaaatttattattgtattatatagaatataaaaaaaaattatatatcatttataattacattttggCAAGGATTGAGACCAGAAGCTGCCATATAAGTAGCTCCgactgtttttattttttctatgcaATGAAATCGATTTTCGTCCAGGAGTTCGTCAAAATCagctaaaaataattaaaatatatatttattattgaataaattatgttaataataataaatatttttaaatgttcaaaacaacaaaatttttttcacttcaactataaatatgttaccaataatttcattcaataaacGTATACACTCCATTCCTTTATTAACATCTTCTGaataaaattctgtaaaatttgGTACACTAGCGAACATCACTCCAACTTTATCTCGTGATTGAGAATATAATTCCTATAAatgtattaagaaaaaattataatattcattaaattaacaaacttattaacaaattaaaaatgtaaaattat harbors:
- the LOC107993000 gene encoding histone demethylase UTY isoform X5, coding for MLKVHADFDAALKHLTLALIDATTPASFSKLEIKFHIAHLYEVQGKYRLAKEHYEALLKEKTLPSHLKADICRQLGWMYHVVDCTVLGITRQQKQAIAIHCLQKSIEAEPKSGQSLYLLGRCLAASGKVHDAFIAYRLSFTHDSVRDTLKNRLFYLISNWKLERNSVEKSEGNADTWCSIGVLYQQQNQPMDALQAYICAVQLDKSHSAAWTNLGILYESVSQPKDALACYVNASRGNNNTPNCTGSLVGLGGAKSGGNTPMNPSLQQRINFLQSHLSQAPMPSVATKRRQLPSIEEAWNLPISAEMSSRQQQQQQTPTGPGYKYGSTPSGPPPPYPQGQGQNLNTKRFKPGEEPISPGSQQRPPPFYLTSQQLQMLQFLQQNHGSLTQQQQGLLAQLQQQYRCMQQHQQQIRLQQQQAAQRGLRPGQPGYPTGYNHTQLGQPGVIKNYGIPQQPLQQGGTVALQTGFSDSNVGYNTAATGNSQTPGMPYKSASDSNYPQRQLTSGQYNQYQPNQYTAQGYTQISSTTSNYPEGSAGNKDLGVTDQELQALLSQKDIATSLAEDLLKHFGSEDLDVKEEAPSIMNNGTLSSGPFSPSNLEESTEKIKEVKLEKVEDSQPSSTSKLEAYEKSNTKTSTPVVETVKCEATSSTNKIESVARIEPVLKLESLCESQPEQELSIDMDSKGIIEACKGQGLKGVPNCSILSDRSPPPAPPDPPNQRLTKEQLLPPTPSVYLENKKDAFSPQLQEFCLKHPIAVIRGLAAALKLDLGLFSTKTLVEANPDHGIEVRTQMQQTSDENWDPVMGRKVWGCISHRSHTTIAKYAQYQASSFQESLKEEREKAQGIHTSNLSDSDSKDSTGAVRRKKNAFGLAGRPGSKMLRFGTNVDLSDERKWKPQLQELMKLPAFARVVSAGNMLSHVGHVILGMNTVQLYMKVPGSRTPGHQENNNFCSININIGPGDCEWFAVPDAYWGIICSLCERNNINYLHGSWWPSLEDLYEENIPVYRFLQRPGDLVWVNAGCVHWVQAVGWCNNIAWNVGPLTARQYQLAIERYEWNKLQSFKSIVPMVHLSWNLARNIKVSDPRLFELIKNCLLRTMRQCCLILEFVKSKGVEVRFHGRGKNEASHYCGQCEIEVFNILFIREQEKRHVVHCMDCARKQSPSLEGFVCLEEYRMRDLMEVYDGFTLHTSLTTPSSAQSSQSS
- the LOC107993000 gene encoding histone demethylase UTY isoform X3; its protein translation is MLHFYMVKDLFIITSMLFNGKWMMYWYVVFISWSDKAVKAFQQVLWVEPGFPRACEVHLRLGLMLKVHADFDAALKHLTLALIDATTPASFSKLEIKFHIAHLYEVQGKYRLAKEHYEALLKEKTLPSHLKADICRQLGWMYHVVDCTVLGITRQQKQAIAIHCLQKSIEAEPKSGQSLYLLGRCLAASGKVHDAFIAYRLSFTHDSVRDTLKNRLFYLISNWKLERNSVEKSEGNADTWCSIGVLYQQQNQPMDALQAYICAVQLDKSHSAAWTNLGILYESVSQPKDALACYVNASRGNNNTPNCTGSLVGLGGAKSGGNTPMNPSLQQRINFLQSHLSQAPMPSVATKRRQLPSIEEAWNLPISAEMSSRQQQQQQTPTGPGYKYGSTPSGPPPPYPQGQGQNLNTKRFKPGEEPISPGSQQRPPPFYLTSQQLQMLQFLQQNHGSLTQQQQGLLAQLQQQYRCMQQHQQQIRLQQQQAAQRGLRPGQPGYPTGYNHTQLGQPGVIKNYGIPQQPLQQGGTVALQTGFSDSNVGYNTAATGNSQTPGMPYKSASDSNYPQRQLTSGQYNQYQPNQYTAQGYTQISSTTSNYPEGSAGNKDLGVTDQELQALLSQKDIATSLAEDLLKHFGSEDLDVKEEAPSIMNNGTLSSGPFSPSNLEESTEKIKEVKLEKVEDSQPSSTSKLEAYEKSNTKTSTPVVETVKCEATSSTNKIESVARIEPVLKLESLCESQPEQELSIDMDSKGIIEACKGQGLKGVPNCSILSDRSPPPAPPDPPNQRLTKEQLLPPTPSVYLENKKDAFSPQLQEFCLKHPIAVIRGLAAALKLDLGLFSTKTLVEANPDHGIEVRTQMQQTSDENWDPVMGRKVWGCISHRSHTTIAKYAQYQASSFQESLKEEREKAQGIHTSNLSDSDSKDSTGAVRRKKNAFGLAGRPGSKMLRFGTNVDLSDERKWKPQLQELMKLPAFARVVSAGNMLSHVGHVILGMNTVQLYMKVPGSRTPGHQENNNFCSININIGPGDCEWFAVPDAYWGIICSLCERNNINYLHGSWWPSLEDLYEENIPVYRFLQRPGDLVWVNAGCVHWVQAVGWCNNIAWNVGPLTARQYQLAIERYEWNKLQSFKSIVPMVHLSWNLARNIKVSDPRLFELIKNCLLRTMRQCCLILEFVKSKGVEVRFHGRGKNEASHYCGQCEIEVFNILFIREQEKRHVVHCMDCARKQSPSLEGFVCLEEYRMRDLMEVYDGFTLHTSLTTPSSAQSSQSS